Proteins from one Thermobifida alba genomic window:
- a CDS encoding type I polyketide synthase has product MVNALSPEHRRLLAGALRKVQEAERLREEAEHALQQQRNGISEPVAVLGMGLRLPPDVESPEELWSLLVEGREAVGWIGPNPDGRRGGHHRWRRAARLDEIDSFDSAFFGMTPDEADRLDPQQRLVLEASWEALEDAGLPADRLRGSATGVYMGIYNNDYLLSLARNDVEPDVYTAPGVAHSIVANRLSYLLDLSGPSLAVDTACSSSLTAVHLAVRALRAGDCDYAIAGGVNAIVDPYSTRLTERVLPLAPGGRCLSYEEGAEGIVRGEGCGILILARESDARRQGLPIRALIRGSAVNHDGRTNGLTAPNPRAQAAVLARALRDAGLDGSDIDYVEGHGTGTPLGDPLEMEALEEVYGTGPGPCLLGSVKRHIGHLEAAAGVAGMMKAILVLEHGTVPAQPGFTRLNPEIPPGDRLRVASEPTDLPDRGRPPRAAVSSFGFGGANAHVVIEHPGTLDRPPAPRWTGPLLLPLSARSPEALRQLRSSYADLLDGADEATARDVCAAAMNRRSHLPLRTADTAASVQELRDRLVAPRPPAEPAEEPPQVVLVFSGQGSQWPGMGAELLALPDTAEELEACDAAVRKITGHPLIDLLSDEEELLEQTGPAQMAVAAVQLALTSWLRRRGVHPTAVIGHSMGELPAAVAAGALTREEMFTVLDRRAQVMDAARGGRMISVALDEEQAAAWAARYDRVGVAAVNGPASTVLAGPRGPIEEIRARLRDEGVRCIPLPVDYAFHSPLLDGSDTLLEAALADLPARTVDLDFHSTVTGRPVERLDARYWARNLRAPVRFADAVASLGDVATSVVIECAPHTVLSTDLQRTFDDRGVRPRVPPVATMRRGTSAAATLTGALAHLYEAGCDIDWTRVARPARNRVALPTYPWQRRRHWFTPSADQNTGQAPEQTGQEAAPVRLDRAELLGVLRGWLADAVEVPVEQVDPAAPLTDWDIESLVVVEIRNRLERRYGTEFPLAAFFEAGSLYALAEELAGGGGQEEQETAPDDAELDQLLDRMDEMSDAEIELAIARLEGTE; this is encoded by the coding sequence ATGGTCAACGCACTGTCCCCGGAGCACCGGCGCCTGCTGGCCGGGGCCCTGCGGAAGGTCCAGGAGGCAGAACGGCTCCGCGAGGAGGCGGAACACGCCCTCCAGCAGCAGCGGAACGGCATCTCCGAGCCCGTCGCGGTCCTCGGCATGGGACTGCGGCTGCCGCCGGACGTCGAATCGCCCGAAGAACTGTGGAGCCTCCTGGTGGAAGGGAGGGAAGCCGTCGGATGGATCGGCCCCAACCCCGACGGCCGCCGCGGCGGGCACCACCGCTGGCGCAGAGCGGCCCGCCTGGACGAGATCGACTCCTTCGACTCGGCCTTCTTCGGCATGACCCCGGACGAGGCCGACCGGCTGGACCCCCAGCAGCGCCTCGTGCTGGAAGCCTCCTGGGAAGCACTGGAGGACGCGGGACTGCCCGCAGACCGGCTGCGCGGCTCGGCAACCGGCGTCTACATGGGCATCTACAACAACGACTACCTGCTGTCCCTGGCCCGCAACGACGTGGAGCCCGACGTCTACACCGCCCCGGGCGTCGCCCACAGCATCGTGGCCAACCGGCTCTCCTACCTCCTGGACCTGAGCGGCCCCAGCCTGGCCGTGGACACCGCCTGCTCCTCCTCCCTGACCGCCGTGCACCTGGCGGTCCGCGCCCTGCGCGCAGGCGACTGCGACTACGCGATCGCCGGCGGGGTCAACGCCATCGTCGACCCCTACTCCACACGGTTGACCGAACGGGTCCTCCCCCTCGCCCCCGGTGGACGCTGCCTCAGCTACGAGGAAGGAGCCGAAGGCATCGTCCGCGGCGAAGGGTGCGGCATCCTGATCCTGGCCCGGGAATCCGACGCACGCCGCCAAGGCCTCCCGATCCGTGCCCTGATCAGGGGAAGCGCCGTCAACCACGACGGCCGCACCAACGGGCTCACCGCCCCCAACCCCAGGGCGCAGGCGGCCGTGCTCGCCCGTGCCCTCCGCGATGCGGGACTCGACGGCTCCGACATCGACTACGTCGAAGGCCACGGCACCGGCACCCCCCTGGGCGACCCCCTGGAAATGGAGGCCCTGGAAGAGGTCTACGGCACCGGGCCCGGCCCCTGCCTGCTGGGATCAGTCAAACGCCACATCGGGCACCTGGAGGCCGCCGCCGGGGTGGCCGGGATGATGAAGGCGATCCTGGTCCTCGAACACGGAACCGTCCCCGCACAGCCCGGCTTCACCCGGCTCAACCCGGAGATCCCGCCGGGGGACCGGCTCCGGGTCGCATCGGAGCCGACCGACCTGCCCGACCGGGGCCGCCCGCCCCGGGCCGCCGTCAGCTCCTTCGGCTTCGGAGGCGCCAACGCCCACGTCGTCATAGAACACCCCGGAACCCTCGACCGTCCTCCCGCCCCCCGCTGGACCGGGCCCCTCCTGCTGCCCCTGTCCGCGCGCAGCCCCGAAGCCCTGCGGCAACTGCGGTCGAGCTACGCCGACCTCCTCGACGGGGCAGACGAGGCCACGGCCCGCGACGTGTGCGCGGCCGCCATGAACCGGCGCTCCCACCTCCCACTGCGAACCGCCGACACCGCCGCATCCGTGCAGGAACTGCGGGACCGGCTCGTCGCGCCCAGACCCCCCGCAGAGCCGGCGGAAGAACCACCCCAGGTCGTCCTCGTCTTCAGCGGCCAGGGAAGCCAATGGCCCGGAATGGGCGCGGAACTGCTGGCACTCCCCGACACGGCAGAGGAACTGGAGGCCTGCGACGCCGCTGTCCGGAAGATCACCGGACACCCCCTTATCGACCTCCTCAGCGACGAGGAGGAGCTGCTGGAGCAGACCGGCCCCGCGCAGATGGCGGTCGCCGCCGTCCAGCTCGCCCTCACCTCCTGGCTGCGCCGACGGGGCGTGCACCCCACCGCGGTGATCGGGCACAGCATGGGCGAACTCCCCGCCGCGGTGGCAGCGGGGGCCCTCACCAGAGAGGAAATGTTCACCGTGCTCGACCGCCGGGCCCAGGTCATGGACGCCGCCCGGGGAGGCCGCATGATCAGCGTCGCCCTCGACGAGGAGCAGGCCGCGGCGTGGGCCGCCCGGTACGACCGGGTCGGCGTCGCCGCCGTCAACGGCCCCGCCTCCACCGTCCTCGCCGGTCCGCGCGGCCCCATCGAAGAGATCCGTGCCCGGCTGCGGGACGAAGGGGTCCGCTGCATCCCCCTGCCCGTCGACTACGCCTTCCACAGCCCCCTGCTGGACGGCTCCGACACCCTCCTCGAAGCGGCCCTCGCCGACCTGCCCGCAAGAACCGTGGACCTGGACTTCCACTCCACGGTCACCGGCCGCCCCGTGGAGCGGCTGGACGCCCGCTACTGGGCCCGGAACCTGCGCGCCCCCGTCCGGTTCGCCGACGCCGTCGCCTCACTCGGCGACGTCGCCACCAGCGTCGTCATCGAATGCGCCCCCCACACGGTGCTCTCCACCGACCTGCAGCGGACGTTCGACGACCGGGGGGTCCGCCCCCGCGTCCCGCCCGTGGCGACCATGCGCCGCGGCACGTCCGCCGCCGCAACCCTCACCGGGGCGCTCGCCCACCTCTACGAGGCGGGCTGCGACATCGACTGGACGCGGGTGGCCCGCCCCGCCCGCAACCGGGTCGCCCTGCCCACCTATCCGTGGCAGCGGCGCCGGCACTGGTTCACCCCGTCCGCAGACCAGAACACCGGGCAGGCCCCCGAACAGACCGGCCAGGAGGCGGCCCCCGTGCGCCTGGACCGCGCAGAACTTCTGGGCGTGCTCCGGGGCTGGCTGGCCGACGCCGTGGAAGTGCCGGTGGAACAGGTCGACCCGGCGGCGCCACTGACCGACTGGGACATCGAATCCCTGGTGGTCGTCGAGATCCGCAACCGACTGGAACGGCGCTACGGCACCGAGTTCCCCCTCGCCGCCTTCTTCGAAGCGGGCTCCCTGTACGCGCTCGCGGAGGAACTGGCCGGAGGCGGCGGACAGGAAGAGCAGGAGACGGCACCGGACGACGCCGAACTGGACCAGCTGCTGGACCGGATGGACGAGATGAGCGACGCCGAGATCGAACTCGCGATCGCCCGCCTGGAAGGAACCGAATAG